In the Geminocystis sp. M7585_C2015_104 genome, one interval contains:
- a CDS encoding ShlB/FhaC/HecB family hemolysin secretion/activation protein, protein MKKKFKIRTIYAFCYGLFTSLLFPNNALANDNFFDKPQEIIGQNFGINNIEVRGNSIFQTEIESLISEYKNRNVSKTELEEIASKITQLYLNEGYITTRAVLEEIRGNTAIIQVYEGEIEAIEIQGGGRLENYVRERVSLGTTSPFNSGKLEDQLRLLKADPLIEKIQATLKPGSRERGSILEVKVTPSPPLFGNIGINNNSPPSVGDVEVNFGLGYRNPLGLGDTLSISYQPRVEDWTGTYSVELNYSVPVNPMDGRINARVSIQENKIVEGPFKPLDIRGETQYYEINFRQPVLRTPREELALSLGLGYRHGQTFTFFGPTPFGIGPDKDGISETSVLTFGQEYVLREKTGAWGLRSQIRVGTGIFGATKAVIPGAPDGFFVAWLGQVQRIQVLSPDNILIIQGDVQIAFDPLLTSEQFVIGGGDSVRGYRQNVRTGDNGFRFLIEDRITLARNENLEPAFQLAPFFNMGSVWNVRGNPNILPDQRFIAALGLGMIWQPTRNLNLRLDIAPPLIDLKDRGNNIQDDGFHFSVNYSF, encoded by the coding sequence ATGAAAAAAAAATTTAAAATACGCACTATTTATGCCTTTTGCTATGGCCTATTTACTTCTCTGTTATTCCCCAATAATGCCTTGGCCAATGATAATTTTTTTGATAAACCTCAGGAAATCATAGGACAAAATTTTGGGATAAACAATATAGAAGTCAGAGGGAATAGCATTTTCCAAACAGAGATAGAATCCCTGATTTCTGAGTATAAAAACAGAAATGTTAGTAAAACGGAATTGGAAGAAATAGCTAGCAAAATAACCCAACTATACCTAAACGAAGGCTATATAACCACTAGGGCAGTATTGGAGGAGATTCGGGGAAACACGGCAATAATCCAAGTATATGAAGGGGAAATAGAAGCTATAGAAATACAAGGAGGGGGGCGTCTGGAAAACTACGTGAGGGAAAGAGTATCCCTAGGCACCACGTCCCCCTTCAATTCTGGTAAACTAGAAGACCAATTAAGACTATTAAAAGCTGATCCCCTCATCGAAAAAATACAGGCAACCCTGAAACCCGGTAGTAGGGAGAGAGGCAGCATCCTGGAAGTAAAAGTAACCCCCTCCCCACCCCTGTTTGGCAATATAGGCATCAACAACAACTCCCCCCCCAGTGTGGGAGATGTGGAGGTGAATTTTGGACTGGGTTATCGCAACCCCTTGGGCTTGGGGGATACCCTCTCTATTTCCTATCAACCCCGTGTGGAAGACTGGACAGGCACCTACAGCGTTGAGCTCAATTATAGCGTGCCAGTAAACCCCATGGACGGTAGAATCAACGCCCGGGTGTCCATACAGGAAAACAAAATTGTAGAAGGCCCCTTTAAACCCCTTGACATCCGTGGCGAAACCCAGTACTATGAGATAAACTTCCGTCAGCCCGTCCTCCGCACCCCCCGGGAGGAATTAGCCCTCTCCCTCGGGTTGGGCTACCGTCACGGGCAAACCTTTACCTTCTTCGGCCCTACCCCCTTCGGCATCGGACCCGATAAAGACGGCATTAGCGAAACTAGTGTTCTCACCTTTGGCCAAGAATACGTATTACGAGAGAAAACGGGCGCCTGGGGCTTACGCTCCCAAATCCGCGTGGGGACAGGAATATTCGGTGCTACAAAAGCCGTAATCCCGGGAGCTCCCGATGGCTTTTTTGTGGCTTGGTTGGGACAAGTCCAACGAATACAAGTCCTATCCCCCGATAATATTTTGATAATTCAAGGAGATGTACAAATAGCCTTCGATCCTCTTCTAACCTCGGAACAATTTGTGATTGGCGGGGGGGATTCGGTGAGGGGTTATCGTCAGAATGTGAGGACAGGCGATAATGGTTTTCGTTTTCTCATCGAAGACAGAATAACCCTCGCCCGTAACGAAAATTTGGAGCCCGCTTTCCAGCTAGCGCCCTTTTTTAATATGGGTTCGGTTTGGAATGTGCGCGGTAATCCTAACATACTACCAGACCAAAGATTCATCGCAGCCTTGGGGTTAGGGATGATTTGGCAGCCTACACGCAATTTGAACTTAAGACTGGACATTGCCCCACCTCTTATTGATTTAAAGGATCGTGGGAACAATATTCAAGACGACGGCTTCCACTTTAGTGTCAACTACAGTTTTTAA